A window of Prolixibacter sp. SD074 contains these coding sequences:
- a CDS encoding DUF3192 domain-containing protein — MKKLLLFSLVGFVFIITSCVSPGKIRTTNKNNMLQIEPGMSKSEVISIMGGVETKPDEFGKLQVNPYHYEMFQVNPDEIVEVLWYYTDQVYADGIVNQAELTPVVLDNDKVVAIGWKFYQNFLKLKKLPVEKRDAEPISDKATTDNSEAN; from the coding sequence ATGAAAAAGTTATTGCTATTTAGCCTTGTCGGATTTGTGTTCATTATAACGTCCTGCGTTTCGCCGGGAAAAATCCGTACGACCAATAAAAACAACATGTTGCAAATCGAACCGGGAATGTCGAAATCCGAGGTTATCAGCATCATGGGAGGAGTGGAAACCAAGCCCGATGAGTTTGGGAAACTACAGGTAAACCCATACCACTACGAAATGTTTCAGGTAAACCCTGACGAGATTGTAGAAGTTCTGTGGTACTATACCGACCAGGTTTATGCCGACGGTATCGTCAACCAGGCCGAGTTGACCCCAGTTGTGCTGGATAACGACAAAGTGGTGGCCATTGGCTGGAAGTTTTATCAGAACTTTTTAAAACTGAAAAAACTGCCCGTCGAAAAACGCGATGCCGAACCTATCAGCGACAAAGCCACCACCGATAACTCCGAAGCCAACTAA
- a CDS encoding glycoside hydrolase family 2 protein — MNKLKAFALMGLIALMGCSSASRQAIKVELKDGWQFSQADKNDWLPASVPGCVHTDLMKNGKTDDPFYRLNEHDVQWVDKVDWEYKTTFQVTPAMTRHDRIALDFKGLDTYADVFVNDEQVLSADNMFREWQVDVKDVVKKGKNDLRIVFKSPIKEGIKKYDANGYVIPVSDNDLAGLGKVPGDKKVSVYTRKAGYDYGWDWGPRLVSSGVWRPVYLKAWDSDRIVDLHLVQDSVSKAQADMTAIFEIEAEKDGPAQLTVSNDGKVLETANVNLQKGTQTYPVRFSIQNPKLWWTNGLGAQNLYTINGEVKNDVTTATRSVRIGIRTLKLIQKKDDKGRTFYFELNGVPVFMKGANYIPNDIFPSRVTTENYKKVIETAKESNFNMLRVWGGGIYENNIFYNLCDEAGILVWQDFMFACAMYPGDKAFMDNVKQEAIDNVKRLRNHPSIALWCGNNECLVAWKQWGWQQKEEAKNKADADSIWKAYTTIFHDILPSVVKEYDPSRAYWSSSPSSGPGVVPDLVSGDEHYWGVWWGKEPFSNYDTHLARFMSEYGFQSFPELKTVKQYAEPKDFNIDSDVMKSHQRSSIGNGTIVEYMDRHYKKPKDFESFLYVGQVLQAEGVKEAMEAHRRAMPYVMGSLYWQINDCWPVASWSSTDYYQRWKALQYFAKKAFAPVLISPIKTEKFIKVYVVSDRLKAFEGQIHLQIVDFDGNVLWQKDVETTIKPNSSESYVDFRKDNVLKPIDTHHSLLVCQISENGKTLSSNNLYFHDIKYLPLPKAHVKAELFELPNGYSITLSANKLAKNVYLSADTDADLSFTDNYFDLLPNEKVTIECYTNGKSVPDLADKLKIETISDTY, encoded by the coding sequence ATGAACAAACTTAAAGCATTCGCATTAATGGGACTTATAGCGCTGATGGGCTGCAGCAGTGCATCTCGCCAAGCCATTAAAGTGGAACTGAAAGACGGCTGGCAATTCAGCCAGGCTGATAAAAATGATTGGTTGCCGGCAAGTGTACCGGGCTGTGTCCACACCGACCTGATGAAAAACGGTAAAACAGACGATCCGTTCTACCGGTTGAACGAGCATGATGTGCAATGGGTTGATAAAGTTGACTGGGAATACAAAACCACTTTCCAGGTAACACCGGCGATGACGCGTCATGATCGGATTGCACTCGATTTTAAAGGCCTTGACACTTATGCCGATGTTTTCGTCAATGATGAACAGGTACTCTCGGCCGACAACATGTTTCGTGAGTGGCAGGTTGACGTAAAGGACGTGGTGAAAAAAGGCAAAAACGACTTGCGTATTGTTTTCAAATCGCCCATAAAAGAAGGAATTAAAAAATACGATGCCAACGGTTATGTTATTCCCGTTTCGGATAACGATTTGGCCGGACTGGGGAAAGTACCGGGCGACAAAAAAGTTTCGGTTTACACCCGAAAAGCCGGTTACGACTATGGTTGGGACTGGGGCCCGCGTTTGGTTTCCAGCGGCGTTTGGCGCCCCGTTTACCTGAAAGCCTGGGACTCCGACCGCATTGTTGATCTGCACCTTGTACAGGATAGCGTTTCCAAAGCACAGGCAGATATGACAGCCATTTTCGAGATCGAGGCAGAAAAAGATGGTCCGGCACAACTGACCGTCAGCAATGATGGTAAGGTCCTGGAAACAGCCAATGTCAATTTGCAAAAGGGAACACAAACCTACCCGGTGAGATTTTCCATTCAGAATCCCAAACTCTGGTGGACAAACGGGCTGGGCGCACAAAATCTATACACCATTAACGGTGAAGTGAAGAACGATGTGACCACCGCCACCCGCTCGGTGCGCATTGGTATCAGGACGCTGAAACTGATTCAGAAGAAAGATGACAAGGGACGTACTTTCTATTTTGAACTGAATGGTGTACCCGTCTTCATGAAGGGCGCCAACTACATTCCTAACGATATTTTCCCATCAAGGGTAACCACGGAAAATTATAAGAAAGTCATCGAGACAGCCAAAGAATCGAACTTCAACATGTTGCGTGTATGGGGAGGTGGTATCTATGAAAATAATATTTTCTACAATCTGTGTGATGAAGCCGGCATTCTGGTTTGGCAGGATTTCATGTTTGCCTGTGCCATGTATCCGGGCGATAAAGCCTTTATGGACAACGTCAAACAGGAAGCCATCGACAATGTGAAACGGTTGCGCAACCATCCGTCGATCGCTTTATGGTGCGGAAATAACGAATGCCTGGTGGCCTGGAAACAATGGGGATGGCAACAAAAGGAAGAAGCAAAGAACAAGGCAGATGCCGATTCCATTTGGAAAGCTTACACCACCATCTTCCACGATATTCTGCCATCGGTTGTAAAGGAATACGATCCATCACGTGCATACTGGAGTTCCAGCCCATCGTCGGGGCCCGGGGTTGTGCCTGATTTGGTTAGTGGCGACGAGCACTATTGGGGCGTTTGGTGGGGTAAAGAGCCATTCAGCAATTACGATACGCACCTGGCCCGTTTCATGAGTGAATATGGTTTCCAGAGTTTCCCGGAATTGAAGACCGTGAAACAGTATGCTGAACCGAAGGATTTCAACATCGATTCCGACGTAATGAAATCGCATCAGCGCTCATCCATTGGCAACGGCACCATCGTGGAATACATGGATCGCCACTACAAGAAGCCGAAAGATTTTGAGTCGTTCTTATACGTAGGCCAGGTATTACAGGCCGAAGGTGTAAAAGAGGCAATGGAAGCTCACCGCCGGGCCATGCCGTACGTGATGGGTTCGCTTTACTGGCAAATTAACGATTGCTGGCCGGTAGCATCATGGTCGAGTACCGACTATTACCAGCGCTGGAAAGCGCTGCAGTATTTCGCCAAAAAGGCTTTTGCCCCGGTACTCATTTCGCCCATCAAAACGGAGAAGTTTATCAAAGTGTATGTGGTGAGCGACCGCTTGAAAGCATTCGAAGGGCAGATTCACCTGCAGATTGTCGATTTCGACGGAAATGTTTTATGGCAAAAAGATGTGGAAACCACCATTAAACCCAATAGTTCCGAGTCGTATGTCGATTTCCGGAAGGACAATGTATTGAAGCCTATCGACACGCATCACTCGTTGTTGGTTTGCCAAATATCCGAAAATGGAAAAACACTTTCATCTAATAATTTGTATTTCCACGACATCAAATATTTGCCGCTACCGAAGGCCCACGTCAAAGCTGAATTATTTGAATTGCCCAATGGTTACAGCATCACGCTTTCGGCAAATAAACTGGCCAAAAATGTTTATTTGAGCGCTGACACCGATGCCGATTTGTCCTTTACCGACAACTATTTCGACCTGCTGCCCAACGAAAAGGTAACCATCGAATGTTACACCAACGGGAAAAGTGTTCCGGACCTGGCAGACAAGCTGAAAATAGAGACCATTTCGGATACGTATTAG
- a CDS encoding DoxX family protein, with product MKLNKLLITDTSNTLALVARLALGIVLFPHGAQKLLGWFGGGGFEGTMGFLTGTIGVPYIIGLLVIIIEFFGSLFVFFGFLTRVASFGIIANFIGVVLSVHIHAGFFMNWFGQANKTEGLEYFILLFGLAIIVLIAGGGKASIDGQLPINSRKTP from the coding sequence ATGAAATTAAACAAACTGCTTATTACCGACACTTCAAACACACTGGCACTGGTAGCCAGGCTGGCTTTAGGAATCGTGCTCTTCCCGCATGGGGCCCAAAAACTATTGGGTTGGTTCGGAGGTGGTGGTTTTGAAGGGACCATGGGATTTTTAACCGGCACTATTGGTGTGCCTTATATCATTGGGCTATTGGTCATCATCATCGAATTTTTTGGTTCGCTGTTTGTCTTTTTTGGATTCCTCACCCGGGTAGCATCCTTCGGAATCATAGCAAACTTTATTGGAGTTGTCCTAAGCGTCCATATTCATGCCGGCTTTTTTATGAACTGGTTCGGACAAGCCAACAAGACCGAGGGCCTGGAATATTTTATTCTGCTATTCGGACTGGCCATCATCGTGCTGATTGCCGGCGGAGGCAAAGCCAGTATTGATGGACAATTGCCGATAAATTCCAGGAAAACGCCCTGA
- the mtnA gene encoding S-methyl-5-thioribose-1-phosphate isomerase yields the protein MKVNEQHYHTIWVNENDATQVEVIDQRRLPFVFETVQLKTETDAFDAIRNMTVRGAPLIGVTGAYGIYLALLHFDSKISLKEYLNEKAAFLKTSRPTAVNLAILIDEMVDVLRDCTVKESALKLALEKATELKNREISRSEQIGEYGSELIEAISKKKNGAPVNILTHCNAGWLACIDWGTATAPIYKAFLKGIPVHVWVDETRPRNQGARLTAWELGQVGVPHTIIPDNTGGHLMQHGMVDICIVGSDRTTATGDVANKIGTYLKALAAKDNQIPFYVALPSSTFDFNLSDGIHEIPIEQRGAAEVNEMEGISPEGEVHTVRIMPEGSPVANYGFDVTPARLVTGLITERGICKANRENISSLFQR from the coding sequence GTGAAAGTTAACGAGCAGCATTATCATACCATTTGGGTAAACGAAAACGATGCAACCCAGGTCGAAGTCATAGACCAACGGCGTTTGCCCTTTGTTTTCGAAACGGTACAACTAAAAACCGAAACCGATGCCTTCGATGCCATCCGCAACATGACGGTCCGGGGAGCACCGCTTATCGGAGTGACCGGTGCCTACGGAATATACCTGGCCCTTTTGCACTTCGACAGTAAAATTTCCTTAAAGGAATACCTCAACGAAAAAGCGGCATTCCTGAAAACATCCAGGCCTACGGCCGTCAATCTTGCCATTTTAATTGATGAAATGGTTGACGTCTTGCGTGACTGTACTGTAAAAGAATCGGCCTTAAAGCTGGCACTGGAAAAAGCAACCGAATTAAAAAACCGGGAGATTTCACGGTCAGAGCAAATCGGTGAATATGGAAGCGAGCTCATCGAAGCCATTAGTAAAAAGAAAAACGGTGCGCCCGTCAATATCCTCACTCACTGCAACGCCGGCTGGTTGGCCTGCATCGACTGGGGAACCGCTACCGCTCCTATCTATAAAGCCTTCTTAAAAGGTATTCCGGTTCATGTTTGGGTCGACGAAACCCGGCCGCGCAACCAGGGAGCACGGCTGACTGCGTGGGAACTGGGGCAGGTAGGCGTTCCGCATACCATCATCCCGGACAATACCGGAGGGCACCTGATGCAGCACGGTATGGTCGACATTTGCATTGTGGGCAGCGACCGAACCACTGCCACCGGCGATGTCGCCAATAAAATTGGCACCTACCTGAAAGCCCTGGCGGCGAAAGACAACCAGATACCTTTTTACGTGGCGCTACCTTCCAGTACATTCGATTTCAACCTGAGTGATGGGATACACGAAATTCCCATTGAGCAGAGAGGTGCAGCTGAAGTCAATGAAATGGAAGGCATTTCGCCGGAAGGAGAAGTCCATACCGTTCGCATCATGCCGGAAGGCAGTCCCGTAGCAAACTACGGTTTCGATGTTACGCCGGCCCGACTCGTTACCGGTCTTATCACCGAAAGGGGTATTTGCAAAGCCAACCGCGAAAACATATCTTCTTTATTTCAGAGATAA
- a CDS encoding class II aldolase/adducin family protein: MLQEEGYIKFNCHWNNQPADFPGKGINELNYWRSKLYQQQLIGVYPDGIGFGNISIRINKDNQFIVTGSATGQLAETGPEHYARVDSFRIDTNEVWCTGQVKASSESLSHAIVYQTLPEINAVVHVHNLKQWEKWQHILPTTNESTAYGTPEMAMEISRLLAVPGNLGKGTLIMGGHREGILAYGKSLEEACGILLSLE; encoded by the coding sequence ATGTTACAAGAAGAAGGCTATATTAAATTCAACTGTCACTGGAACAACCAACCAGCAGATTTCCCCGGGAAGGGAATAAATGAATTGAACTATTGGCGAAGCAAACTTTATCAGCAACAGCTGATTGGTGTTTATCCCGACGGGATTGGCTTTGGCAATATTTCCATCCGGATAAACAAGGACAACCAATTCATCGTTACAGGTTCGGCTACCGGCCAGTTGGCAGAAACCGGTCCGGAACATTATGCCCGGGTCGATTCATTTCGAATTGATACCAACGAAGTCTGGTGTACCGGACAGGTCAAGGCTTCCAGTGAATCCTTATCACACGCCATTGTTTACCAAACGTTGCCGGAAATAAATGCGGTTGTTCATGTACACAATTTGAAACAATGGGAGAAATGGCAACATATTCTGCCGACAACAAACGAAAGTACGGCTTACGGAACGCCTGAAATGGCAATGGAAATCTCCCGGCTTCTTGCTGTTCCGGGTAACCTGGGAAAAGGAACTCTTATCATGGGTGGTCACCGGGAAGGAATTCTGGCATATGGAAAATCGCTGGAAGAGGCCTGTGGAATTCTCCTTTCTCTTGAATAA
- the mtnP gene encoding S-methyl-5'-thioadenosine phosphorylase, giving the protein MKYIAIIGGSGLENPAILEDSQRIDVETPYGEPSSDFLTGKINGVNVVILSRHGREHTIPPTQVNNQANIWAIKELGCTHILSTTACGSLKEEIKRGEFVVPDQFIDFTRRRPVTFFDKFKPGKMKHTPMADPFDESLRARILQSAGKLDIKTHNGGTVITIEGPRFSTRAESKMFQIWGADIINMSIAPEVILANELGIPYATIAMATDYDSWKTNEAPVSWEEIMKVFNQNVQNVTSLLTKAIALI; this is encoded by the coding sequence ATGAAGTACATTGCCATCATTGGTGGTTCAGGACTTGAAAATCCTGCTATCCTGGAAGACTCGCAACGAATTGATGTGGAAACGCCTTACGGTGAACCCAGTTCCGATTTTCTTACCGGAAAGATAAACGGAGTAAATGTGGTTATCCTCTCGCGACACGGACGTGAACATACCATCCCACCTACCCAGGTAAACAACCAGGCCAATATATGGGCCATCAAGGAACTGGGTTGCACGCACATTTTATCAACTACAGCATGTGGAAGTTTGAAGGAAGAAATTAAAAGAGGCGAGTTCGTTGTACCCGACCAGTTTATCGACTTTACCCGAAGACGTCCGGTCACGTTTTTCGACAAGTTCAAACCGGGCAAAATGAAACATACCCCCATGGCTGATCCTTTTGACGAAAGTTTACGGGCCCGCATATTGCAAAGCGCCGGAAAGCTGGATATCAAAACACATAACGGCGGAACGGTAATAACCATCGAGGGGCCACGTTTTTCGACACGCGCCGAATCCAAAATGTTTCAGATATGGGGGGCCGACATTATCAATATGTCAATAGCGCCCGAAGTCATTCTGGCAAATGAATTAGGGATCCCATATGCTACCATAGCCATGGCCACCGATTACGACAGTTGGAAAACAAATGAAGCACCCGTATCGTGGGAAGAGATTATGAAGGTTTTCAATCAGAACGTACAGAATGTCACAAGCCTTTTAACGAAAGCCATCGCATTAATCTAA
- a CDS encoding ABC transporter ATP-binding protein has translation MESQHNVIEIRDLYKSFWSGSSETEVLKGINLDIKSGNIIGYIGPNGAGKSTTVKILCGLITDFKGDIRMMGMDLRTEAMEIKKRIGYIPENASLYDSLTPLEFLSFLGEMRGMEPGKVAGRAMNLLRIFEMEKNANQRISTFSKGMRQKVLIISGMIHNPGIIFLDEPLSGLDANSVIMVKEVLTQLARDGKTIFYSSHLMDVVEKISNRIVLIDKGNVIADGTFDELKAQANDESLEKLFTRLTGSTGYSDRAEEFIHSVEK, from the coding sequence ATGGAGTCTCAACATAATGTTATTGAAATCCGTGATCTGTACAAAAGTTTCTGGAGTGGAAGTTCAGAAACTGAGGTACTAAAAGGGATCAATCTGGATATAAAAAGCGGAAATATTATTGGTTACATAGGCCCGAATGGCGCTGGTAAATCTACTACCGTGAAGATATTGTGCGGTTTAATTACCGATTTTAAAGGCGATATCCGGATGATGGGAATGGATTTGCGGACCGAGGCGATGGAGATAAAGAAACGGATAGGCTACATTCCGGAAAATGCCTCTCTGTATGATTCGCTCACGCCGCTGGAATTCCTTTCTTTTTTGGGTGAAATGCGCGGAATGGAACCGGGAAAGGTAGCCGGCCGAGCGATGAACCTGTTACGTATTTTTGAAATGGAGAAGAATGCCAACCAGCGCATTTCCACCTTCTCCAAAGGCATGCGCCAGAAAGTGCTGATTATTTCGGGCATGATACATAACCCCGGGATTATATTTCTGGATGAGCCGCTTTCGGGCCTCGATGCGAATTCGGTTATCATGGTAAAAGAAGTGCTGACCCAGCTCGCCCGTGACGGGAAAACCATTTTCTACAGCTCACACCTAATGGATGTGGTGGAAAAAATTTCCAATCGCATCGTGTTGATTGATAAAGGGAATGTAATAGCCGACGGCACTTTTGATGAGCTGAAAGCCCAGGCAAATGATGAATCGCTTGAGAAACTGTTTACCCGCCTGACGGGTTCTACCGGATATTCCGACAGGGCTGAGGAATTCATTCATTCTGTAGAAAAGTAG